In Sporomusaceae bacterium, a single genomic region encodes these proteins:
- a CDS encoding FAD-linked oxidase C-terminal domain-containing protein has protein sequence MISEEIKKSLRRAVGAENVLDSDIDRFGYSYDSSSMPILPAYKPDVVVLPTTAEEVSKVMAIAFAHGIPVTPRGAASNRTGGSVPLEGGIVLSLDRMTKILELDEDNMMVTTEPGVRTIDLYNYCAAKGLFFPPDPASWKVSTIGGNIAENAGGMRAVKYGVVSDYVMALEVVLADGTILNTGGKAIKNVTGYDLKHLFTGSEGTLGIITKATLKLIPMPKQRGTLQIMFKSLDAACATIQKMLQENIVPAAAEVMDKTSLDIVSKKRKVILDPVIESCAIIEIDGEDQDALDAQAKRIEAVASALGAVNFQVAQSQSESDELWAMRRGLSQAVAALAPNRIGEDIAVPRGSFPEVVRRIKKLGEKYDLTIVVYGHAGDGNLHPTVLCDYTDAELMERVHKAIDGIFEAALAVGGTLSGEHGIGISKKPYIVQALGQAGVETMKVIKQALDPKGILNPGKIW, from the coding sequence ATGATTTCCGAAGAGATCAAGAAATCACTCAGAAGGGCTGTTGGAGCGGAAAACGTCCTAGATTCTGATATCGACCGCTTCGGCTATTCCTACGATTCTTCCTCCATGCCTATTCTGCCGGCGTATAAGCCGGATGTCGTCGTTCTGCCGACAACCGCGGAGGAAGTATCGAAAGTAATGGCAATTGCGTTCGCACATGGGATTCCAGTTACACCGCGCGGCGCGGCAAGCAATCGCACTGGCGGCAGCGTGCCTCTCGAAGGCGGTATAGTTTTGTCGCTCGATCGTATGACCAAAATCCTTGAGCTGGATGAAGATAATATGATGGTGACGACCGAACCGGGTGTCAGGACTATCGATCTCTATAATTACTGTGCCGCCAAGGGCCTTTTCTTTCCGCCGGATCCCGCAAGCTGGAAGGTATCCACAATCGGCGGCAATATCGCCGAAAACGCGGGTGGCATGCGGGCGGTAAAATACGGGGTTGTCAGCGACTACGTGATGGCCCTCGAAGTTGTGCTGGCGGACGGCACGATACTCAATACCGGCGGAAAAGCAATTAAAAACGTGACCGGCTACGATCTGAAGCATCTCTTCACCGGCTCGGAGGGAACCCTTGGCATTATAACTAAGGCAACTCTTAAGCTCATTCCGATGCCGAAACAGCGGGGCACACTGCAGATCATGTTCAAATCGCTCGATGCCGCCTGCGCAACGATCCAAAAGATGCTCCAGGAAAACATCGTGCCTGCGGCGGCGGAAGTCATGGATAAGACCAGCCTGGATATAGTGTCTAAGAAACGCAAGGTTATTCTCGATCCAGTGATCGAATCATGCGCCATCATAGAGATCGACGGTGAAGATCAGGATGCGTTGGATGCCCAGGCCAAACGTATCGAGGCCGTTGCGAGTGCGCTCGGAGCGGTGAATTTCCAAGTCGCCCAGTCCCAGAGCGAGTCGGATGAGCTGTGGGCGATGCGCCGCGGCCTGAGCCAAGCTGTGGCCGCTCTCGCCCCTAACCGAATCGGCGAGGACATAGCGGTACCCCGGGGCTCATTCCCGGAGGTTGTGCGGAGGATCAAGAAACTGGGCGAAAAGTATGATCTTACGATAGTTGTTTACGGCCATGCCGGCGACGGCAATCTCCATCCGACCGTACTATGCGATTATACGGATGCCGAACTGATGGAGAGGGTGCATAAGGCCATCGACGGGATTTTCGAAGCCGCGTTGGCGGTTGGCGGCACCTTGTCCGGTGAACACGGGATCGGGATCAGCAAAAAGCCGTATATTGTGCAGGCGCTCGGCCAAGCTGGCGTCGAGACAATGAAAGTAATCAAACAGGCGCTTGATCCCAAGGGAATTTTAAACCCCGGCAAGATATGGTAA